In Pantoea sp. Aalb, a single genomic region encodes these proteins:
- the nnr gene encoding bifunctional ADP-dependent NAD(P)H-hydrate dehydratase/NAD(P)H-hydrate epimerase has translation MITKKKRIYKNILPHTVWPIQLINKLEYEAINTLDITLYELMQRAGKASYKLALEIWPLSQHWMILCGHGNNGGDGYVIARLAYLSGINVTLLAHEHYILSKEAQQSRDAWLSVGGVIYPTDITWPKNVDLIVDALFGIGINREIIEPYNNLIEMMNSHVAPVLSIDIPSGLSANNGITLGSATVVANHTISMIGLKPGQLIGEARDYVGCLHYDDLGLSSFLFSKNQEAPIIRYDVKDLNSWFKQSKKSLHKYNNGCLLVIGGDIGTGGAIKMTAEAALRSGAGLVRVLTHKDNICSFISTRPELMVDVLNEELLQKSLEWANVIVIGPGLGQRDWGRNALKIISISKKPMLWDADALNLLAMNQDHRNNRIITPHLGEAARLLGMKISEVKSNLLQIAPLLAQRYGGVVVLKGAGTIIADYTGKIAIADVGNVGMASGGMGDVLSGIIAALLCQKLTLIDAACAGCVAHGAAGDTIAAQRGTRGMLATDLFEVLWQFVNPEIM, from the coding sequence ATGATAACTAAGAAAAAAAGAATATATAAAAACATATTACCACATACTGTATGGCCTATACAGTTAATAAATAAGTTAGAGTATGAAGCAATTAATACTTTAGACATTACTTTATATGAATTGATGCAACGTGCTGGTAAAGCTAGTTATAAATTAGCATTAGAAATATGGCCTTTATCTCAACACTGGATGATCTTGTGCGGCCATGGTAATAATGGTGGTGATGGTTATGTAATTGCAAGATTAGCTTATCTATCTGGTATTAATGTAACTTTATTAGCACATGAACATTATATATTATCCAAAGAAGCTCAACAATCTCGTGATGCTTGGTTATCAGTAGGAGGGGTAATATATCCTACTGATATAACTTGGCCTAAAAATGTTGATCTTATAGTAGATGCACTATTCGGTATCGGTATTAATAGAGAAATTATTGAACCTTATAATAATCTTATTGAGATGATGAATTCTCATGTTGCTCCTGTTTTATCAATAGACATTCCTTCTGGATTGAGTGCCAATAACGGAATAACGTTGGGTTCAGCAACGGTTGTTGCAAATCATACGATTAGTATGATTGGATTAAAACCAGGACAACTTATTGGTGAAGCACGTGATTATGTAGGTTGTTTACATTATGATGATCTTGGTCTTTCTTCATTCCTTTTTAGTAAAAATCAAGAAGCCCCTATTATTCGTTATGATGTAAAAGATTTAAATAGTTGGTTTAAGCAATCTAAAAAAAGCTTACATAAATATAATAATGGTTGTTTATTAGTAATCGGTGGAGATATTGGTACTGGAGGTGCAATTAAAATGACTGCTGAAGCTGCTTTACGTAGTGGGGCAGGACTTGTACGCGTATTGACGCATAAAGATAATATTTGTTCTTTTATCAGTACTCGTCCAGAACTAATGGTAGATGTACTTAATGAAGAACTCTTACAGAAATCACTAGAGTGGGCAAATGTAATTGTTATTGGACCTGGCTTAGGTCAACGTGATTGGGGTAGGAATGCCTTAAAAATAATTTCAATTAGTAAAAAACCTATGCTTTGGGATGCAGATGCACTTAACTTATTAGCAATGAATCAAGATCATCGAAATAACCGTATTATTACTCCTCATCTAGGTGAAGCTGCTCGTTTATTAGGTATGAAAATTAGTGAAGTTAAAAGTAATCTTTTACAAATTGCACCACTTTTAGCTCAACGTTATGGTGGAGTAGTAGTATTAAAAGGAGCTGGTACTATAATAGCTGACTATACAGGTAAAATAGCTATTGCAGATGTAGGTAATGTAGGTATGGCATCTGGTGGTATGGGCGATGTATTGAGTGGGATTATTGCTGCTTTGCTATGTCAAAAATTAACATTAATAGATGCAGCTTGTGCAGGATGTGTTGCACATGGTGCAGCAGGTGATACAATTGCTGCTCAGCGTGGTACTCGTGGCATGTTAGCTACGGATTTATTTGAAGTATTATGGCAATTTGTTAATCCAGAAATAATGTAG
- the tsaE gene encoding tRNA (adenosine(37)-N6)-threonylcarbamoyltransferase complex ATPase subunit type 1 TsaE produces MKTYVIQLFDERETLHLGMQLAQCCIRSKLIIYLYGDLGVGKTTFTRGFLYGLGYKNKIKSPTYTLVESYEVGSRLLHHFDFYRINNPEELELIGICDYFSNNALCIVEWPQQAIGIIPESDLKLKLNYVEIIREVEIKATSDEGKYLVQKFQQYRNKV; encoded by the coding sequence ATGAAGACTTATGTTATTCAATTATTTGATGAACGGGAAACCCTGCATTTAGGAATGCAATTAGCACAATGTTGTATAAGGAGTAAATTAATAATTTATCTTTATGGTGATTTAGGAGTTGGAAAAACTACATTTACTCGTGGATTTTTATATGGGTTAGGTTATAAAAATAAAATTAAAAGCCCAACTTATACATTAGTTGAATCATACGAAGTAGGATCACGCTTATTACACCATTTTGATTTTTATCGTATAAATAATCCAGAAGAATTAGAATTAATAGGAATTTGTGATTACTTCAGTAATAATGCTTTATGTATAGTAGAATGGCCGCAACAGGCAATAGGTATTATTCCTGAATCAGATCTTAAATTAAAATTAAATTATGTTGAAATCATACGTGAGGTTGAAATTAAAGCGACTTCTGATGAAGGTAAATATTTAGTACAAAAATTTCAACAGTATAGGAATAAGGTATGA
- a CDS encoding N-acetylmuramoyl-L-alanine amidase, which translates to MISQIKIFSIIVFCIFSTPILSATLFDIQVKNSTNIAIITLRFKGKPVYSIFPCHNHNCFLLKMRQSGIFKELPLNFSGKNMLKRINSIKLKNKQLIHLLFKLTRKVNIHTNMIQFDKDQYRVVISILNMNHVKKTPIFMKFSHNNKKIINSNANINHEVIIVAIDAGHGGQDPGALGQHGLHEKNVTIAIAKKLKALMDKDNMFKSVLTRNSDHFISVMNRSEVARKKNANLLISLHADAAPNHAVTGASIWLLSKRRANSEMANWLEQKEKQSELLGGTADILTHNRTDPYLSQAMLDLQFIYSQRIGYEVALKVLQQLNGIVRLHKRLPEYASLGVLRSPDIPSLLIETGFISNVKEERLLGSNTYQRKIALSIYKGIRSYFLAHPLKSTLKQQRNLMVNKLIKGNVAKHFQLSTNIISPYNKTMHFYPKVRSDLLTTITMRYVMNPQLYHMN; encoded by the coding sequence ATGATTTCACAGATAAAAATATTTTCAATAATTGTGTTTTGCATATTTTCTACACCTATTCTATCAGCTACGCTTTTTGATATTCAAGTAAAAAATAGTACTAATATAGCGATCATTACCTTAAGATTTAAAGGTAAACCAGTATATAGTATCTTTCCATGTCACAATCATAATTGTTTTTTATTAAAGATGCGCCAAAGTGGGATATTTAAAGAATTACCTTTGAATTTTAGCGGGAAAAATATGCTAAAACGTATTAATAGTATTAAGTTAAAAAATAAACAACTTATACATTTATTATTTAAATTAACAAGAAAAGTAAATATACATACTAATATGATTCAATTTGATAAAGATCAATACCGTGTTGTAATTAGTATTCTTAATATGAACCATGTAAAAAAAACACCTATTTTTATGAAATTCAGTCATAATAATAAAAAAATTATCAATTCAAATGCTAATATTAATCATGAAGTAATAATTGTTGCTATTGATGCTGGGCATGGTGGTCAAGATCCAGGTGCTTTAGGTCAGCACGGTTTACATGAAAAAAATGTAACGATAGCTATTGCTAAAAAATTAAAAGCTTTGATGGATAAAGATAATATGTTTAAATCAGTATTAACTCGCAACAGCGATCATTTTATTTCAGTTATGAACAGATCTGAAGTGGCACGTAAAAAAAATGCAAATTTATTAATATCTCTTCATGCTGATGCCGCACCGAATCATGCAGTAACTGGTGCATCAATATGGTTACTATCAAAACGTCGTGCTAATAGTGAAATGGCGAATTGGCTCGAACAAAAAGAAAAACAATCAGAATTATTGGGTGGCACTGCTGATATATTAACACATAACCGTACTGATCCATATCTTAGTCAAGCTATGCTTGATTTACAGTTTATTTATTCTCAACGTATTGGTTATGAAGTAGCATTAAAAGTACTACAACAGCTAAACGGTATTGTGCGATTACATAAGCGATTACCGGAATATGCAAGTCTTGGTGTATTGCGTTCACCAGATATTCCTTCTTTACTTATTGAAACTGGTTTTATTAGTAATGTTAAGGAAGAACGCTTACTTGGTAGTAATACATATCAAAGGAAGATTGCTTTATCTATTTATAAAGGAATACGTAGCTATTTTTTAGCTCATCCGTTGAAATCAACTTTAAAGCAACAAAGAAATTTGATGGTAAATAAATTAATAAAAGGGAATGTAGCAAAACATTTTCAGCTATCAACTAACATAATTTCCCCCTATAATAAGACTATGCATTTTTATCCAAAAGTTCGTAGCGATTTACTTACTACAATTACAATGCGTTACGTTATGAATCCACAACTGTATCATATGAACTAA
- the mutL gene encoding DNA mismatch repair endonuclease MutL produces MPIRILPLQLANQIAAGEVIDRPSSVVKELVENSLDAGATHIEIDIKKGGSKLIHIRDNGCGIPKDELSIALSRYATSKIASIDDLENIMSFGFRGEALSSISSVSRLILTSNTAYQNEAWQTYSEGRDMQVIVKPAAHPIGTSLDVLDLFYNTPARRRFLCSEKTEFQHIKEVIKRIALTSFNVSLVLTHNGKLISKYNAVNHDTKIESRLSLICGKNFIQNALRIDWHHNDLSLNGWIADPNSWNKIPNIQYCYVNKRIVRNKLFKHAIHQAYQIQIRDNNHPPSYVLYLNINPRDINVNVHPAKHEIKFHQSRLVHDFILQSIINALQTNSPTDYTFYLKSIRNLQSAGDNQFIQPVILSINDKENSFLPLSIEKNKELNNEQNSSILKKDINHNINQKNQLPVETFGRVLHVFDSRYALLEKKDSLKLLSLSVANRFLKYTQIFPGKGQLKSKPLIIPILLKITDHKIELINIHSAILNLIGIDLQVEKQHLILRAVPIPLLKQNLKKLIEEMLNYLAHQQNVSIASLTEWLVDQQDDEKSYWNYSQAVILLAELEKNSPQLLQLPPSNLIQNIEIKSVINELHK; encoded by the coding sequence ATTCCTATAAGAATCTTACCTTTACAGCTAGCTAATCAAATTGCTGCAGGTGAAGTAATAGATCGTCCATCATCTGTTGTAAAAGAGCTTGTAGAAAATAGTTTAGATGCTGGTGCCACTCATATTGAGATAGATATTAAAAAAGGTGGTAGTAAGTTAATACATATTCGAGATAATGGTTGTGGTATACCTAAAGATGAATTATCTATAGCATTATCTCGTTATGCTACTAGTAAAATTGCATCTATTGATGATTTAGAAAATATTATGAGCTTTGGTTTTCGCGGCGAAGCTCTTTCTAGTATTAGCTCAGTTTCTCGTTTAATCCTCACTTCGAATACAGCATATCAAAATGAAGCTTGGCAAACTTATTCGGAAGGGCGAGATATGCAGGTAATAGTAAAACCAGCGGCACATCCGATAGGTACATCATTAGATGTACTTGATTTATTTTATAATACACCTGCACGACGTAGATTTTTATGCTCTGAAAAGACTGAATTTCAACATATAAAAGAAGTAATAAAACGTATTGCATTGACTTCTTTTAATGTTTCTCTTGTGCTGACACATAACGGTAAACTAATAAGTAAATATAATGCCGTTAATCATGATACAAAAATAGAAAGTAGACTTAGTTTAATCTGTGGTAAAAATTTTATTCAGAATGCATTACGTATTGATTGGCATCATAATGATTTGAGCTTAAATGGATGGATAGCTGATCCAAATTCTTGGAATAAGATTCCCAATATTCAATATTGCTATGTTAATAAACGTATAGTACGAAATAAGCTGTTTAAACATGCAATCCATCAAGCATATCAAATCCAAATTAGAGATAACAACCATCCACCATCATATGTATTATATTTAAACATCAATCCTCGTGATATTAATGTTAATGTCCATCCAGCTAAACATGAAATAAAATTTCACCAATCAAGGTTGGTACATGATTTTATTTTGCAAAGTATAATTAACGCTCTACAAACTAATTCACCTACAGATTATACATTCTATTTAAAATCAATACGTAACCTTCAAAGTGCAGGAGATAATCAATTTATACAACCGGTTATATTATCTATTAATGATAAAGAGAATTCTTTTTTACCTCTATCTATAGAAAAAAATAAAGAACTAAATAACGAACAGAATTCCTCAATCCTTAAAAAGGATATTAATCATAACATAAATCAAAAAAATCAATTACCAGTGGAAACTTTTGGTCGTGTATTGCATGTTTTTGATTCACGGTATGCACTATTAGAGAAAAAAGATTCTTTAAAGCTTTTATCGCTTTCTGTCGCAAATCGTTTTTTAAAATATACTCAAATTTTTCCAGGTAAAGGTCAATTAAAATCAAAACCTTTGATAATACCAATTCTATTAAAGATTACAGATCATAAAATTGAACTTATAAATATTCATTCTGCAATTTTAAATTTGATAGGAATTGACTTACAAGTAGAAAAACAACATTTAATTCTACGTGCAGTTCCCATACCGTTATTAAAACAAAATTTAAAAAAATTAATTGAAGAAATGTTAAATTATCTTGCTCATCAGCAAAATGTTTCTATAGCTTCTCTAACTGAATGGTTAGTAGATCAACAAGATGATGAAAAATCTTATTGGAATTATTCACAGGCTGTTATTTTATTAGCAGAATTAGAAAAAAATAGTCCACAACTATTACAGTTACCACCTTCAAATCTAATACAGAATATTGAAATTAAAAGTGTAATTAATGAATTACATAAGTAA
- the miaA gene encoding tRNA (adenosine(37)-N6)-dimethylallyltransferase MiaA, protein MSKLNKNNRPKAIFLMGPTASGKTEIAIWLRQRFPVELISVDSALIYRGMDIGTAKPKKEQLKLAPHRLLDIRDPAESYSAAEFRRDALIEMAEITKNGNIPLLVGGTMLYFKVLLEGLSPLPSTNLEIRRQIKQMIGKNSYETLYRQLCKIDPLAAKRIHPNDHYRILRALEIFFISGQTLTELTKISGQTLPYDVYQFAIAPKSRELLYQRILLRYNQMIISGFEKEVTSLFARDDLHINMPAIRCVGYRQMWDYLSKNIDYEEMIYKGICATKKLAKHQMVWLRKWSNVQWINSDELNLACNTIAEVFSKNQR, encoded by the coding sequence ATAAGTAAATTAAATAAAAATAATCGACCAAAAGCAATTTTTTTAATGGGACCTACAGCTTCAGGAAAGACAGAAATTGCTATTTGGTTACGTCAAAGATTCCCTGTAGAACTTATTAGTGTAGATTCTGCTTTAATTTATCGTGGAATGGATATTGGTACAGCAAAGCCAAAAAAAGAACAATTAAAACTAGCACCACATCGCTTACTGGATATCCGTGATCCAGCAGAATCTTATTCTGCTGCAGAATTTCGCCGAGATGCTTTAATAGAAATGGCGGAAATTACTAAAAATGGTAATATACCATTACTTGTCGGCGGCACTATGCTTTACTTCAAGGTATTACTTGAAGGGTTATCTCCATTGCCTTCTACTAATCTTGAAATTCGTCGACAAATAAAGCAAATGATAGGAAAAAACTCCTATGAAACACTATATCGACAATTATGTAAAATAGATCCACTTGCCGCTAAACGTATTCATCCAAATGATCATTATAGAATCTTACGTGCATTGGAAATTTTTTTCATTTCAGGTCAAACTTTAACAGAATTAACAAAAATATCTGGTCAAACATTACCTTACGATGTGTATCAGTTTGCTATCGCCCCTAAAAGTCGTGAACTATTATACCAACGTATCCTTTTACGTTATAACCAAATGATAATATCAGGCTTTGAGAAAGAAGTTACTTCTTTATTTGCAAGAGATGATTTACATATAAATATGCCTGCTATACGTTGTGTAGGTTATCGTCAAATGTGGGATTATTTATCTAAAAACATCGATTACGAAGAAATGATTTATAAAGGTATTTGTGCTACTAAAAAGTTAGCCAAACATCAAATGGTGTGGTTACGTAAATGGTCAAATGTTCAATGGATTAATAGTGATGAGTTAAATTTAGCATGTAATACAATAGCTGAAGTATTTAGTAAGAATCAAAGATGA
- the hfq gene encoding RNA chaperone Hfq, with translation MAKGQSLQDPFLNALRRERVPVSIYLVNGIKLQGQIESFDQFVILLKNAVNQMVYKHAISTVVPSRPISHHNHTGIISNDYYHGENNQMLEEQQKKKMIT, from the coding sequence ATGGCTAAGGGGCAATCATTACAAGACCCATTTTTAAATGCATTACGTCGTGAACGTGTACCAGTATCGATATATTTAGTTAATGGTATTAAACTACAGGGTCAAATTGAATCATTTGATCAATTTGTTATTCTTTTAAAAAATGCTGTTAATCAAATGGTATATAAGCATGCTATTTCTACAGTAGTTCCTTCTCGTCCAATATCGCACCATAATCATACAGGTATAATTAGTAATGATTATTATCATGGAGAAAATAATCAAATGCTTGAAGAACAGCAAAAAAAGAAAATGATAACTTAG
- the hflX gene encoding ribosome rescue GTPase HflX — translation MFNRYDAGERAVLVHIWFFQDKELENLQEFKNLVTSAGIEVLQVVIGKRNIPHSKYFVGKGKALEIAEIIKVSKASVILFNHTLTPVQERNLKQLYKCNVLDRIGLILNIFAQRARSYESKLQVELAQLRYLSTRLVHGWTHLERQKGGIGLRGPGETQLETDRRLLANRIRLILSRLNRVEKQRTQSRRVRNKADKLTISLVGYTNAGKSTLFNIMTSANAYTADKLFATLDPTLRRLNNVNLREVILADTVGFIRHLPHDLIVAFKTTLQETRQAKLLLHVIDATDIYINEKIKVVNDILMEIKANNIPVLLIMNKIDALDSFKPRIDYDKNNQPIRVWLSAKSGLGLSLLWEALSKYLLGEIVQYNLCLPPMASRLRSQFYQLKVIEKEWNEDDGSVILHIRIPINHWRYLCIQEPSLTNYII, via the coding sequence TTGTTTAACCGTTATGATGCTGGCGAGCGAGCCGTATTAGTACATATCTGGTTCTTCCAAGATAAAGAATTGGAAAATTTACAAGAGTTTAAAAATCTTGTTACTTCAGCTGGTATAGAAGTGCTGCAAGTTGTCATTGGTAAACGAAATATACCACATTCCAAATATTTTGTCGGTAAAGGAAAGGCATTAGAAATTGCTGAGATAATAAAAGTGAGTAAAGCATCGGTTATTTTATTCAACCATACCTTAACTCCTGTTCAAGAACGTAATCTTAAGCAATTGTATAAATGTAATGTTCTTGACCGTATTGGTTTAATTCTTAATATTTTTGCTCAGCGTGCACGTAGCTATGAAAGCAAATTACAAGTTGAGTTAGCACAGTTACGCTATCTTTCTACTAGATTAGTACACGGGTGGACACATCTTGAGCGTCAAAAAGGTGGTATAGGTTTACGTGGTCCAGGTGAAACTCAGTTGGAAACTGATCGTCGTTTGTTAGCTAATCGTATTAGGCTCATTCTTTCTCGTCTAAACCGAGTGGAAAAACAACGTACACAAAGTAGAAGAGTTCGTAATAAAGCAGATAAATTAACTATATCTTTGGTAGGATATACTAACGCTGGAAAATCTACTTTATTTAATATCATGACCTCTGCAAATGCATATACTGCAGATAAATTATTTGCAACATTAGATCCTACTTTACGCCGATTAAATAATGTAAATCTAAGAGAAGTGATACTAGCTGATACTGTTGGTTTTATTCGCCATTTACCGCATGATTTAATAGTAGCATTTAAAACTACGTTACAAGAAACACGTCAAGCAAAATTATTACTACACGTTATAGATGCTACTGATATATACATTAATGAAAAAATTAAAGTAGTTAATGATATCTTAATGGAAATTAAAGCAAATAATATTCCGGTATTACTAATTATGAATAAAATTGATGCATTAGACTCTTTTAAACCACGTATTGATTATGACAAAAATAATCAACCTATACGTGTTTGGCTTTCGGCTAAAAGCGGTCTAGGTCTTTCATTGTTATGGGAAGCGTTATCTAAGTATTTATTAGGGGAAATAGTTCAATATAATTTATGTCTTCCCCCAATGGCAAGCCGTTTACGTAGTCAGTTTTATCAATTAAAGGTAATTGAGAAAGAATGGAATGAAGATGATGGTAGTGTTATTTTACATATACGTATACCTATTAATCATTGGCGCTATCTATGCATACAGGAACCATCACTAACCAATTATATTATTTAA
- the hflK gene encoding FtsH protease activity modulator HflK: MAWNQPENNGQDRDPWGKSRINPEGKNQRKNNQPSHDIDDLFREISNKIGGVGSSKFLTMIILLITILWISSGFYTIKEAERGVLTCFGKFTHLVQPGLNWKPTFIEQVQAVNVEAVRQLGTSGMMLTSDENVVRVEMNVQYRVIDPKKYLYSVTNADDSLRQATDSALRGVIGRSTMDRILTAGRTVVRSETQREIERTIRPYDMGIILLDVNFQTARPPEEVKAAFDDAIAALENREQYVREAEAYANEVQPRANGQAQRILSDARAYKERTILEAQGEITRFSTMLIEYKANPKIMKKRLYIESMERILSHTHKILINDSSNHLMVLPLDQFKYDEDSKKSKDISDLKKSKIIFPSSSHHADSNNILVQNSNIMDQRRLNALRKPNIKGEIR, from the coding sequence ATGGCGTGGAATCAACCTGAAAATAACGGACAGGACCGCGATCCGTGGGGTAAGAGCCGTATTAATCCAGAAGGAAAGAATCAAAGAAAAAATAATCAACCATCTCATGATATTGATGATCTTTTTCGTGAAATAAGTAATAAAATAGGTGGGGTTGGTAGTAGTAAATTTTTGACCATGATAATTCTATTAATAACTATTTTATGGATATCTAGCGGTTTTTATACAATTAAAGAAGCAGAGCGTGGTGTTTTAACTTGTTTTGGTAAATTTACTCACCTTGTTCAGCCAGGTCTTAATTGGAAGCCTACTTTTATTGAACAAGTACAAGCAGTAAATGTAGAAGCTGTTCGTCAACTGGGAACATCAGGTATGATGTTGACCTCGGATGAGAATGTAGTACGTGTAGAAATGAACGTACAATATCGAGTCATTGATCCAAAGAAATATTTATATTCTGTAACTAATGCAGACGATAGCTTACGTCAAGCTACAGATAGTGCATTACGCGGAGTTATTGGAAGATCTACTATGGATCGTATTTTAACTGCAGGACGTACTGTAGTCCGTAGTGAAACTCAACGTGAAATTGAAAGAACAATTCGTCCATATGATATGGGTATTATTTTATTAGATGTAAACTTTCAAACAGCACGTCCACCAGAAGAAGTTAAAGCTGCTTTTGATGATGCAATTGCTGCACTTGAAAACCGTGAACAATATGTACGAGAAGCAGAAGCATATGCAAATGAGGTACAACCACGTGCTAATGGTCAAGCTCAGCGTATTCTTTCAGACGCACGTGCTTATAAAGAACGTACAATATTAGAAGCACAAGGCGAAATAACGCGTTTTTCCACTATGTTAATAGAATATAAAGCTAATCCAAAAATTATGAAAAAACGTCTTTATATTGAAAGTATGGAACGTATATTAAGTCATACCCATAAAATATTAATTAATGATAGTAGTAATCATTTAATGGTCCTCCCTCTTGATCAATTCAAGTACGACGAAGATAGTAAAAAATCTAAGGATATTAGTGATCTTAAAAAATCAAAAATAATATTTCCGTCATCTTCCCATCATGCAGACTCTAATAATATTTTAGTACAAAACTCAAATATTATGGATCAAAGACGGCTGAATGCTTTGCGGAAACCTAATATTAAAGGAGAGATTAGATAA
- the hflC gene encoding protease modulator HflC — MRKSIIVFTMIIPVFLLLFSFFIIQEGQRGIVLRFGKVVRDDENRPKNFMPGPHFRIPFIEKVKYLDARIQTMDNQADRFLTKEKKDLIIDSYIKWRITDFSRYYLTTNGGDIFQAEVLLKRKFNDRLRSDIGRLDVKDIVTDSRGRLTIDVRNALNSGRTNEQNDIEDTKKVTDKIITSTDVAKIKLRTNTKELSNQNSMAALGIHVVDVRIKQINLPIEVSDAIYNRMRAERETVARSQRSQGLEEAEKVRATADYQATHTLAEAQRMAIIYRGEGDAEAARIFTRFNQDPDFYFFIRSLHAYENSFSSNNQDILILDPKNDFFYYMKPPYSFK, encoded by the coding sequence ATGCGTAAATCAATAATTGTATTTACGATGATAATACCAGTATTTTTATTATTGTTTTCATTCTTTATTATACAAGAAGGTCAACGTGGTATCGTACTACGTTTTGGTAAAGTTGTGCGTGATGATGAAAATAGACCAAAAAATTTTATGCCTGGGCCACACTTTAGAATTCCATTTATTGAAAAAGTAAAATATCTAGATGCTAGAATTCAGACTATGGATAACCAGGCTGATCGGTTTTTAACAAAAGAAAAGAAGGATTTAATTATTGATTCTTATATAAAATGGCGTATTACTGACTTTAGTAGATACTATTTAACAACAAATGGAGGAGACATTTTTCAAGCTGAAGTATTATTAAAGCGTAAATTTAATGATAGACTACGTTCTGATATAGGACGTTTAGATGTTAAAGATATTGTCACTGATTCTCGAGGTCGTTTAACTATTGATGTCCGTAATGCACTTAATAGTGGTAGAACAAATGAACAAAATGATATAGAAGATACAAAAAAAGTTACTGACAAGATTATTACTAGCACAGATGTAGCCAAAATAAAACTTAGAACTAATACTAAAGAGTTATCAAATCAAAATAGTATGGCTGCACTAGGTATTCATGTAGTTGATGTCCGTATTAAACAAATTAATCTACCTATTGAAGTATCTGATGCTATTTATAACCGGATGAGAGCTGAACGTGAAACTGTAGCACGTAGTCAACGTTCTCAAGGGTTAGAAGAAGCAGAGAAAGTACGTGCTACAGCAGACTATCAGGCTACTCATACTTTAGCAGAAGCACAACGTATGGCTATTATTTACCGTGGTGAAGGTGATGCTGAAGCAGCAAGAATATTTACTAGATTCAACCAAGATCCAGATTTTTATTTTTTTATTCGTAGTCTACATGCATATGAAAATAGTTTTTCTTCTAATAATCAGGATATCTTAATATTAGATCCAAAAAACGATTTTTTCTATTATATGAAACCACCTTATTCCTTTAAATAA